One region of Hymenobacter sediminicola genomic DNA includes:
- a CDS encoding efflux transporter outer membrane subunit: MRLRSAIVSGLTVLALASGCRVAATTEPKASAALPAAFATTPQGPSAVAATTAGGALPTPPADTLSAGALPWRQFFADPALSALIDTALQQNLDLRIAVQRVEAARANYLARRGALLPTVSAVGSAGADRYGRYTLNGVGNFDTNLSPNIEGGQRIPGPLTPDFFVGLRSSWEIDLWGKLKSRRKAAYLRVLASEQGRNFVTTNVVAEVARLYYELLTYDNQLAVLQRNVALQQKALGVMRIQKQAGRATELAVQQFEAQALRTESLAYETRQRITETEAAINQLLGRYPQPIARGAALPQQTLPARLSAGLPSAALLRRPDVRQAELDLQAARADVDAARAAFLPSLTLTPYVGFNAFRSNMLFDPSSLAFGAVAGLAGPILNRSQLKADHRAAVAANLETYYLYQKTLQTGFREVVTGLKGLENFRSAAALRQQEVDLLTKGVATANDLYVAGYASYLEVITAQRSVLEAELSLAEARQAQLLQSVNLYRALGGGWQQP; encoded by the coding sequence ATGCGCCTGCGTTCTGCTATAGTTTCCGGTCTTACTGTACTGGCTTTGGCCTCGGGCTGCCGCGTGGCGGCAACCACGGAGCCTAAAGCCAGTGCGGCACTGCCTGCTGCCTTTGCCACCACCCCGCAGGGGCCGTCTGCCGTGGCTGCAACCACGGCGGGCGGTGCGCTGCCCACCCCGCCCGCCGATACGCTTAGTGCCGGCGCCCTGCCGTGGCGGCAGTTCTTCGCCGACCCCGCGCTGTCGGCCCTTATTGATACCGCGCTACAGCAAAACCTGGACCTGCGTATTGCCGTGCAGCGGGTAGAAGCAGCCCGGGCCAACTACCTGGCCCGTCGTGGCGCGCTGCTGCCCACCGTCTCGGCCGTAGGCTCGGCCGGTGCCGACCGGTATGGCCGCTACACCCTGAACGGCGTGGGTAACTTCGATACTAACCTGTCGCCCAATATTGAAGGTGGACAGCGGATTCCGGGCCCGCTCACGCCGGATTTTTTCGTGGGCCTGCGCAGCTCATGGGAAATTGATTTATGGGGCAAGCTCAAGAGCCGCCGCAAGGCCGCATACCTGCGGGTGCTGGCATCGGAGCAGGGGCGCAACTTCGTGACGACCAATGTGGTGGCCGAAGTGGCGCGGCTCTATTACGAACTGCTCACCTACGACAACCAGCTGGCCGTGCTGCAGCGCAACGTGGCCCTGCAGCAGAAGGCACTGGGCGTCATGCGGATTCAGAAGCAAGCCGGCCGCGCCACCGAGCTGGCCGTGCAGCAGTTTGAAGCCCAAGCCCTGCGCACCGAAAGCCTGGCCTATGAAACCCGCCAGCGCATCACCGAAACCGAAGCCGCCATCAACCAGCTGCTCGGCCGCTACCCGCAACCTATTGCCCGCGGCGCAGCGCTGCCCCAGCAGACGTTGCCGGCCCGCCTCAGCGCCGGCCTGCCCTCGGCCGCGCTGCTGCGCCGCCCCGATGTGCGCCAGGCTGAGCTGGACCTGCAGGCTGCCCGCGCCGACGTAGATGCCGCCCGGGCCGCTTTTCTGCCCTCGCTCACGCTCACGCCCTACGTCGGGTTCAATGCTTTCCGCAGCAATATGCTGTTCGATCCGTCGTCGCTGGCATTTGGGGCGGTAGCCGGGCTGGCGGGGCCCATCCTCAACCGGAGCCAGCTTAAAGCCGACCACCGCGCCGCCGTAGCCGCCAACCTCGAAACCTACTACCTCTACCAGAAGACACTGCAAACCGGCTTCCGCGAAGTCGTGACCGGGCTCAAGGGCCTGGAAAACTTCCGCTCGGCCGCCGCACTCCGCCAGCAGGAAGTAGACCTGCTCACGAAGGGTGTAGCCACCGCCAACGACCTGTATGTGGCCGGCTATGCCTCTTATCTGGAAGTAATTACGGCCCAGCGTAGTGTGCTGGAAGCCGAACTGAGTCTGGCTGAAGCCCGGCAAGCTCAGCTACTGCAAAGTGTGAACCTCTACCGCGCCCTGGGCGGCGGCTGGCAACAGCCATAG
- a CDS encoding substrate-binding domain-containing protein encodes MLHSDSHLPSLARCALFLSLLLGFGACTQQATKPRYTIGFSQCTNGDAWRQAMLAGMKKELSFYPEVNFRIKDAKYSSALQEQQIKEFLREGIDLLIVSANESEPVTPIVEEAYNRGIPVVILDRRTTSKLYTAYVGGNNVEVGQTAGNYVAGLLGQRGQVLEVLGAPGSSPATDRHQGFVQALAAYPQLQLVAQVNSNWERPSVLERLPAVLRAHPEVDLIFAHNDRIALGAYQVCKQLRLANRVRIVGVDGMPGPHGGIQLVQDGILKATLLYPPGGEEAIRMAMRILRKQPYDKENILGTMVIDSTNVQTMKLQTEKLASQQQDIQRQQQLLRRQRATYASQQTVLYVLAAALLGAAVLGLIAFRAFRANRRSNRKLELQNQEILSQRNQIQEFAEQAKVETEAKLRFFTNFSHELRTPLTLILGPVEEMLTSNPDLPATHRHDLGLIRRNAQRLLQLVNQLMDFRKIDVGKMPVRATEGNLVAFVREIMDVFEKPARQRGISLRFLPSEPVIRLWFDVNILDKVFFNLLSNALKFTPDRGQITVSIQLVPAENGVRVSVEDTGRGISEQDRAHIFEWFYQGQQSAARGSGMGLALALGLTRLHLGQLTFTSQPGQGSTFIVTLPLELPPALKLLDAAPQATPAFALEEGIAPAATAGEPAAYGSSEALVLVIEDNPDVNAFLTQKLQPHFQVSSAFDGATGLRLAAESIPDLIVCDVMLPELSGLEVVAQLKGDWRTSHIPVVLLTARNAPEQQVEGVQAGADLYLTKPFNPTFLLESLRTLLANRDKMREHFRRELSVDTVTVAPQRIDQKFLADLTAIVEANLGRSDLSVEDVARSLGISRVQLYRKVKAVLGTGVTDFIQGIRLTKARQLLLDDELNIAEVAYQLGFSSPSYFSTSFKARYQVSPSEFRALHTTPSA; translated from the coding sequence ATGCTTCACTCTGACTCCCACCTTCCTTCACTGGCGCGCTGTGCCTTGTTTTTGAGCCTGTTGCTAGGCTTCGGGGCCTGCACACAGCAAGCGACAAAGCCACGCTATACTATTGGTTTCTCGCAGTGCACCAACGGCGACGCTTGGCGGCAGGCCATGCTGGCCGGCATGAAAAAGGAGCTAAGCTTCTACCCGGAAGTCAACTTCCGGATAAAGGATGCGAAGTACAGCAGCGCCTTGCAGGAACAGCAGATCAAAGAGTTTCTGCGTGAAGGCATCGACCTGCTGATTGTATCGGCCAACGAAAGTGAGCCGGTGACGCCCATTGTGGAAGAAGCGTACAACCGGGGTATTCCGGTCGTGATTCTGGACCGCCGCACAACGTCCAAGCTGTACACGGCTTATGTAGGCGGCAACAACGTGGAAGTAGGCCAAACAGCGGGCAACTATGTGGCCGGTCTGCTTGGGCAGCGTGGGCAGGTGCTGGAAGTGTTGGGCGCGCCCGGTTCTTCGCCGGCCACCGACCGGCACCAGGGCTTTGTGCAGGCATTGGCGGCCTATCCGCAACTGCAGCTAGTGGCGCAGGTCAATAGCAACTGGGAGCGGCCCTCGGTGCTGGAGCGGCTACCGGCCGTGTTGCGCGCCCACCCCGAGGTAGACCTCATCTTCGCGCACAACGACCGGATTGCGCTGGGTGCCTATCAGGTCTGCAAGCAGCTCAGGCTGGCTAATCGTGTCCGGATTGTGGGCGTGGATGGCATGCCGGGGCCGCACGGCGGTATTCAGCTGGTGCAGGATGGCATCCTCAAGGCCACGCTGCTCTACCCGCCGGGCGGGGAGGAGGCCATCCGGATGGCTATGCGCATCCTGCGCAAGCAGCCCTACGACAAGGAAAATATCCTCGGTACCATGGTCATCGACTCGACCAATGTGCAGACCATGAAGCTGCAGACCGAGAAGCTCGCCAGCCAGCAACAGGATATTCAGCGCCAGCAGCAGCTGCTGCGCCGGCAGCGCGCTACCTACGCCAGCCAGCAAACCGTGCTCTATGTACTGGCCGCCGCCCTGCTCGGGGCAGCCGTGCTGGGCCTGATTGCGTTTCGGGCGTTTCGGGCCAACCGCCGCAGCAACCGCAAGCTGGAGCTGCAAAACCAGGAGATACTGTCGCAGCGCAACCAGATTCAGGAGTTTGCTGAGCAGGCCAAAGTAGAAACCGAGGCCAAGCTACGCTTCTTCACCAACTTCTCGCACGAGCTTCGCACCCCGCTTACGCTCATACTGGGGCCGGTAGAGGAAATGCTGACCAGCAACCCCGACCTACCTGCCACCCACCGCCACGACCTGGGACTGATTCGGCGCAATGCACAGCGCCTGCTGCAGCTCGTCAACCAGCTCATGGACTTCCGCAAGATTGACGTGGGCAAGATGCCGGTGCGCGCCACCGAAGGCAACCTCGTGGCCTTTGTGCGCGAAATCATGGACGTGTTTGAAAAACCGGCCCGGCAGCGCGGCATCAGCCTCCGGTTTCTGCCTTCGGAGCCTGTTATCCGGCTCTGGTTTGATGTGAACATCCTGGACAAAGTGTTCTTCAACCTGCTCAGCAACGCCCTCAAGTTCACGCCCGACCGCGGCCAGATTACGGTCAGTATTCAGCTGGTACCGGCCGAAAACGGGGTGCGGGTGAGTGTGGAAGACACCGGCCGGGGCATTTCGGAGCAAGACCGGGCGCATATTTTCGAGTGGTTTTACCAGGGGCAGCAGTCGGCGGCACGCGGCTCGGGCATGGGGCTGGCACTGGCGCTGGGCCTCACGCGCCTCCACTTGGGCCAGCTCACGTTTACCAGCCAGCCAGGGCAGGGCAGTACGTTTATCGTGACGCTGCCGCTAGAACTGCCGCCTGCTCTCAAGCTACTGGATGCCGCCCCGCAGGCCACGCCAGCATTTGCGCTGGAAGAAGGCATTGCGCCGGCAGCCACGGCGGGCGAGCCTGCCGCTTATGGCAGCAGCGAAGCACTTGTGCTGGTGATTGAAGACAACCCGGACGTGAATGCCTTCCTGACCCAGAAACTGCAACCGCATTTTCAGGTCAGCTCGGCCTTTGATGGAGCAACCGGCCTGCGTCTGGCCGCCGAATCTATTCCGGACCTGATAGTGTGCGACGTGATGCTGCCCGAACTCAGCGGGCTGGAAGTGGTAGCCCAGCTCAAAGGTGACTGGCGCACCTCGCACATTCCGGTGGTGCTGCTCACGGCCCGCAACGCGCCCGAGCAGCAAGTAGAAGGCGTGCAGGCCGGCGCCGACTTGTATTTGACCAAGCCTTTCAATCCCACCTTCCTGCTCGAAAGCCTGCGCACCCTGCTGGCCAACCGCGACAAAATGCGCGAGCATTTCCGCCGCGAGTTGAGTGTCGATACGGTGACGGTTGCCCCGCAGCGCATCGACCAGAAATTTCTGGCTGACCTCACCGCCATTGTGGAAGCCAACCTCGGCCGTTCCGACCTGAGCGTGGAAGACGTAGCCCGTAGCCTGGGCATCTCGCGGGTGCAGCTCTACCGCAAAGTGAAGGCTGTGCTCGGCACCGGCGTCACCGACTTTATCCAAGGCATCCGGCTCACTAAAGCCCGTCAGCTTTTGCTCGACGACGAGCTGAACATTGCTGAAGTGGCCTATCAATTGGGCTTCTCGTCGCCTTCTTATTTCTCCACCAGCTTCAAAGCGCGCTACCAAGTGTCGCCCTCCGAGTTTCGGGCGCTGCATACTACGCCCAGCGCCTGA
- a CDS encoding sensor histidine kinase: protein MLIRNKLMLRFTLLVLAIQVSFSAFIYYFYATTRRQRFEHRLENAATLSGRLLVRTGKLATGNLGSIRRGDLITIPGEQISIYGPAADLRYSSTDDIDQAPNQLRLKRLKPRQPLLFTIGLNREAIGMAYEYQGKYYHIFVSAVDRLGWAQLNRVRILLLVGNVGALALTILAGWYFAGSALRPVARIIRQAERISASNLGRRLHEGNRRDEMAQLAMTFNVMLTGLEQAFESQRSFLSHASHELRTPLTTLMGTLETALTYDQTLEDARQSMTESLDAARHLHGLTNSLLALVKVDGALPAFVPVRLDECLSQALDYARAKYPGRELRLVFGELPEAEETDVFMVPGNAQLLTTALLNLLDNACKYSTGAVQAELAYAAAHTLRVRITDTGPGLTPEELKRIYEPLYRTSGAINRPGYGLGLPLTQKIVQRHGGRLELTSAVGQGTAATVWLPALTGQGLI from the coding sequence ATGCTGATTCGCAATAAGCTGATGCTGCGCTTTACGCTACTGGTGCTGGCCATTCAGGTGAGCTTTTCGGCGTTTATCTACTACTTCTACGCCACCACGCGCCGGCAGCGTTTCGAGCACCGGCTGGAAAACGCGGCTACGCTGTCGGGGCGGCTGCTGGTGCGCACGGGCAAACTGGCAACAGGCAATCTGGGCAGTATCCGGCGCGGCGACTTAATCACAATTCCTGGGGAGCAAATCAGCATTTATGGCCCGGCGGCGGACCTGCGCTACAGCAGTACCGACGATATTGACCAAGCACCCAATCAGCTTCGGCTGAAACGCCTGAAACCAAGGCAGCCGCTGCTGTTTACAATTGGGCTCAACCGAGAGGCAATTGGCATGGCCTACGAGTATCAGGGCAAGTATTACCACATTTTTGTGTCGGCGGTAGATAGGCTGGGCTGGGCGCAGCTCAACCGGGTTCGGATTCTGCTGCTGGTAGGCAATGTGGGCGCGCTGGCCCTTACTATTCTGGCCGGCTGGTACTTTGCGGGCTCAGCATTGCGGCCGGTAGCCCGCATTATCCGGCAGGCCGAGCGTATTTCGGCCTCTAACTTGGGGCGCCGCCTGCATGAGGGCAACCGCCGCGACGAAATGGCGCAACTGGCCATGACCTTCAACGTCATGCTGACGGGACTGGAGCAGGCGTTTGAGTCGCAGAGAAGCTTCCTGTCGCACGCTTCCCACGAGTTGCGCACTCCGCTCACCACCCTAATGGGTACCCTGGAAACGGCCCTCACCTACGACCAGACGCTGGAAGATGCCCGCCAGAGTATGACCGAAAGCCTGGATGCCGCCCGCCACCTCCACGGCCTCACCAATAGTTTGCTGGCGCTGGTGAAAGTAGATGGTGCCCTGCCGGCTTTCGTGCCCGTGCGCCTAGATGAATGCCTGAGCCAAGCCTTGGACTATGCCCGCGCGAAGTATCCGGGGCGCGAACTGCGCCTGGTTTTCGGAGAGTTGCCTGAAGCCGAGGAAACCGACGTGTTTATGGTGCCTGGCAACGCGCAACTGCTTACCACGGCCCTGCTCAACCTGCTCGACAATGCCTGTAAATACTCGACAGGGGCTGTGCAGGCGGAACTGGCCTACGCCGCTGCGCACACGCTACGAGTCCGCATTACCGATACTGGCCCGGGCCTCACGCCGGAGGAGCTGAAGCGTATTTACGAGCCTCTATACCGGACTTCCGGCGCCATCAACCGGCCCGGGTATGGCCTGGGTCTGCCGCTCACCCAGAAAATAGTGCAGCGCCACGGTGGCCGGCTGGAGCTTACGTCAGCAGTAGGGCAGGGTACTGCCGCTACCGTGTGGCTGCCGGCGCTGACCGGGCAGGGGCTGATATAA
- a CDS encoding efflux RND transporter permease subunit → MFDIFIRRPILSLVISVFLLLLGGLALFTLPITQFPDIVPPSVTVTAKYTGANAEVCAKAVATPLERAINGVPGMTYMSSVSSNNGVTLITVFFKVGTDPDLAAVSVQNRVTTIIDELPEEVIKAGVTTEKEVNSMLLYLNIMSDDPKANEKFIYNFADINVLQELKRIDGVGFAEIMGSREYSMRVWLKPDRMAAYNVGTDEVVEAIRAQNVEAAPGKSGESSGREAQVLQYVLRYTGKLFEPEQYRNIVVRAGSDGSILRLRDVAEVEFGSLTYGMSSKIDGQPSAAIMLKQRPGSNASEVIDGVKNRMAELKGTSFPPGMTYSISYDVSRFLDASIHEVLRTLVEAFLLVFLIVYIFLQDFRSTLIPALAVPVALIGTLFFMQVLGFSINLLTLFALVLAIGIVVDNAIVVVEAVHAKMQEKHLPARAATFEAMREISSSLVAITLVMSAVFIPVSFMDGPVGVFYRQFSLTLAIAIVISGVNAVTLTPALCAIMLRHTPLAEGEKPKSLMGRFFAGFNRRYEAMAGRYQGLLRGVAGRRVVTLGMLLLFFGATWGVSRVLPSGFIPTEDQGMIYVNVTTPAGATVERTEQVLAQVQKMAQDMGPVESVSTLAGYSLVNEVAGSSYGMGMINLKPWDQRKESVQELIAELEEKTKGISDASIQFLPPPTVPGFGNSSGFELRLLDKSGTGDLQKTADVAQTFITALNKEGAINGAFTGFDPNFPQYLIHVDQDMAAKKGVTIDKAMSTLQTLMGSYYASNFIRFGQMYKVMVQASPEYRGRPEDVLTLHVKNDRGEMVPFSTFVKLERVFGPDQLTRYNMYTSAMINGDAAVGFSSGDAISAIERVAAKELPRGYDYEWSGMTREQILSGDQALYVFGIVLIFVYLLLAAQYESLLLPLPVLLSLPTGVFGAFLSLKLLGLENNIYAQVALVMLIGLLGKNAILIIEFAEQRRRQGASVLDAAIEGAVSRLRPILMTSFAFIAGLIPLVIASGAGALGNRSIGTAAAGGMLIGTLFGMVLIPGLYVLFASLEKPKNLDADAAEAEETPAVPAPQHRLNGAAVPAGEPVHFIK, encoded by the coding sequence ATGTTCGATATTTTCATTCGCCGGCCGATTCTCTCGCTGGTTATTTCCGTGTTTCTGCTGCTGCTCGGGGGGCTGGCGCTGTTCACGCTGCCCATCACGCAGTTCCCCGACATCGTGCCGCCTTCCGTGACGGTGACGGCCAAGTACACGGGCGCCAACGCCGAGGTATGCGCCAAGGCCGTGGCCACGCCGCTGGAGCGCGCCATCAACGGCGTGCCCGGCATGACCTACATGTCGTCGGTGAGCTCCAACAACGGCGTGACGCTCATCACGGTGTTCTTTAAAGTCGGCACCGACCCCGACCTGGCCGCCGTGAGCGTGCAGAACCGCGTCACGACCATCATTGATGAGCTGCCGGAAGAGGTGATTAAGGCGGGCGTCACGACGGAGAAAGAGGTGAACAGCATGCTGCTCTACCTCAACATCATGAGCGACGACCCCAAAGCCAACGAGAAGTTCATCTACAACTTCGCCGACATCAACGTGCTGCAGGAGCTGAAGCGTATTGATGGCGTGGGCTTCGCCGAAATCATGGGCTCGCGCGAGTACTCAATGCGGGTGTGGCTGAAGCCGGACCGCATGGCCGCCTACAACGTGGGCACCGACGAAGTGGTGGAAGCCATCCGGGCCCAGAACGTGGAAGCCGCGCCCGGCAAGTCGGGGGAAAGCTCGGGCCGCGAGGCGCAGGTGCTGCAATACGTGCTGCGCTACACCGGCAAGCTGTTTGAGCCCGAGCAGTACCGCAACATTGTGGTGCGCGCCGGCTCCGATGGCTCCATTCTGCGCCTGCGCGACGTGGCGGAAGTAGAATTTGGCTCGCTCACCTACGGCATGTCCTCGAAGATTGACGGGCAGCCCTCGGCGGCCATCATGCTCAAGCAGCGCCCCGGCTCCAACGCCTCCGAGGTAATCGACGGCGTGAAAAACCGCATGGCCGAGCTGAAAGGCACCAGCTTCCCGCCCGGCATGACCTACAGCATCTCCTACGACGTGTCGCGCTTCCTCGACGCCTCCATTCACGAGGTGCTCCGCACGCTGGTCGAGGCCTTCCTGCTGGTGTTCCTGATTGTGTACATCTTTCTGCAGGACTTCCGCTCCACCCTGATTCCGGCGCTGGCCGTGCCCGTGGCGCTGATTGGTACCCTGTTTTTCATGCAGGTGCTGGGCTTCTCCATCAACCTGCTCACGCTGTTTGCGCTGGTGCTGGCCATCGGTATTGTGGTCGATAACGCCATTGTGGTGGTGGAGGCCGTGCACGCCAAAATGCAGGAAAAACACCTGCCGGCGCGGGCTGCCACCTTCGAGGCCATGCGCGAAATCAGTTCCTCGCTGGTGGCCATTACGCTGGTGATGTCGGCGGTATTCATCCCGGTATCGTTCATGGATGGCCCGGTGGGCGTGTTCTACCGCCAGTTTTCGCTCACGCTGGCCATTGCCATTGTCATTTCCGGCGTCAATGCCGTGACCCTGACGCCGGCTCTGTGTGCCATCATGCTCCGGCACACGCCGCTGGCCGAAGGTGAAAAGCCGAAAAGCCTGATGGGCCGCTTCTTCGCTGGCTTCAACCGCCGCTACGAAGCCATGGCCGGCCGCTACCAGGGCCTGCTGCGCGGCGTGGCAGGGCGCCGCGTCGTCACGCTGGGCATGCTGCTGCTGTTTTTCGGGGCTACCTGGGGCGTCAGCCGCGTGCTGCCCTCCGGCTTCATCCCGACCGAAGACCAGGGCATGATTTACGTGAACGTGACCACGCCCGCCGGCGCCACCGTGGAACGCACCGAGCAGGTGCTGGCCCAGGTGCAGAAAATGGCGCAGGATATGGGACCAGTCGAGTCAGTTTCGACGCTGGCCGGCTACAGCCTCGTGAACGAAGTGGCGGGCTCCAGCTACGGTATGGGCATGATTAACCTCAAGCCCTGGGACCAGCGCAAGGAGTCGGTTCAGGAGTTGATTGCGGAGCTGGAGGAGAAAACCAAAGGCATCAGCGACGCCAGCATTCAGTTTCTGCCGCCGCCCACCGTGCCCGGCTTCGGTAACTCCAGTGGCTTCGAGCTGCGCCTGCTCGACAAATCCGGCACCGGCGACCTGCAGAAAACTGCCGATGTGGCCCAGACCTTCATTACGGCCCTCAACAAGGAAGGCGCCATCAACGGAGCCTTCACCGGCTTCGACCCCAATTTCCCGCAGTACCTCATCCACGTTGACCAGGACATGGCAGCCAAGAAAGGCGTGACCATCGATAAGGCCATGAGCACGCTACAAACCCTGATGGGCAGCTACTACGCCTCCAACTTCATCCGGTTCGGGCAGATGTATAAGGTGATGGTGCAGGCCTCGCCCGAGTACCGCGGCCGCCCCGAGGACGTGCTGACCCTGCACGTGAAAAACGACCGGGGCGAGATGGTGCCTTTCTCCACTTTCGTGAAGCTGGAGCGTGTTTTCGGCCCCGACCAGCTCACGCGCTACAACATGTACACCTCGGCCATGATCAACGGTGACGCTGCCGTGGGCTTCTCCTCCGGCGACGCCATCAGCGCCATCGAGCGGGTAGCGGCCAAGGAGCTGCCCCGCGGCTACGACTACGAGTGGAGCGGCATGACGCGGGAGCAAATCCTGAGCGGCGACCAGGCGCTGTACGTGTTCGGCATCGTGCTCATCTTCGTGTATCTGCTGCTGGCGGCCCAGTACGAGAGTCTGCTCTTGCCGCTGCCGGTGCTGCTGAGTTTGCCCACCGGCGTGTTCGGAGCCTTCCTGAGTTTGAAGCTGCTGGGCCTGGAAAACAACATCTACGCCCAGGTGGCGCTGGTGATGCTGATAGGTCTGCTGGGCAAAAACGCCATCCTCATCATCGAGTTTGCCGAGCAGCGCCGCCGCCAGGGAGCTTCTGTGCTTGATGCGGCTATAGAAGGTGCCGTGTCGCGTCTGCGGCCTATCCTGATGACGTCCTTCGCCTTCATTGCGGGCTTGATTCCGCTGGTAATTGCCAGCGGGGCCGGCGCCCTCGGCAACCGCTCCATCGGTACGGCGGCGGCGGGCGGTATGCTCATCGGCACGCTGTTCGGCATGGTCCTGATTCCGGGCCTGTACGTGCTGTTCGCCAGCCTAGAAAAGCCCAAAAACCTGGATGCTGACGCTGCAGAAGCCGAAGAAACGCCCGCCGTTCCTGCCCCTCAGCATCGTCTCAACGGCGCGGCCGTGCCCGCCGGCGAACCTGTTCATTTCATCAAATAA
- a CDS encoding efflux RND transporter periplasmic adaptor subunit, which yields MNSSFFPALTATLRQGLPALLGAALLAGCTADGKDQSAATQAVPMLPVTTLKFSEQELFHEYVADVQAVRNVEVRAQVGGFLEHIYVDEGRTVKKGQPLFRMNASAYQNQLNQARATVSGAEAQARAARLEMERVKLLVDKNVIAKTELALSQTKVKDADARVADARTQEAAARLKLGFTLVKAPFDGIIDRIPLKVGSMVEEGTLLTTVSDLRAVFAYFNVAEGEYLEYVKARQRHPERHTDSVSLTLADGSLYPLAGHIETTESEFNASTGSLAFRARFDNPKQLLKHGASGRIRLTNKLPEALLVPQKAVFEIQDKNYVYVVDSANQVHMRNFKPQTRTGLFYVVKDGLKPGEKIVYEGTTGLKNGQKIRPRLVQPDSVLASAH from the coding sequence ATGAATTCTTCTTTCTTCCCTGCGCTTACGGCCACGTTGCGTCAGGGCTTGCCTGCACTACTGGGAGCCGCTTTGCTGGCCGGCTGTACTGCCGATGGCAAAGATCAGTCGGCGGCCACGCAGGCCGTTCCGATGCTGCCCGTCACGACGCTCAAATTTTCGGAGCAGGAGCTATTTCACGAGTATGTAGCCGATGTGCAGGCCGTGCGCAATGTGGAAGTGCGCGCCCAGGTCGGCGGCTTTCTGGAGCATATCTATGTAGATGAAGGCCGGACCGTGAAGAAAGGCCAGCCGCTATTCCGCATGAATGCCAGCGCCTATCAGAACCAGCTGAACCAGGCCCGCGCTACGGTATCGGGAGCGGAGGCGCAGGCCCGCGCTGCCCGCCTCGAAATGGAGCGGGTGAAGTTGCTGGTGGACAAGAACGTTATTGCCAAAACCGAGCTGGCGCTTTCCCAAACCAAGGTGAAGGACGCCGACGCCCGCGTGGCCGATGCCCGCACCCAGGAAGCTGCCGCCCGCCTCAAGCTCGGTTTCACGCTGGTAAAAGCGCCGTTTGATGGCATCATCGACCGGATTCCGCTGAAAGTGGGAAGCATGGTGGAAGAAGGCACGCTGCTGACCACCGTATCGGACCTGCGCGCGGTGTTTGCCTACTTCAACGTGGCCGAAGGCGAGTACCTGGAGTACGTGAAAGCCCGCCAGCGCCACCCCGAGCGCCACACCGATTCCGTGTCGCTGACGCTGGCCGACGGCTCGCTCTACCCGCTGGCCGGCCACATAGAAACCACCGAAAGCGAGTTCAACGCCAGCACCGGCTCGCTGGCTTTCCGGGCCCGCTTCGATAACCCCAAGCAGCTGCTCAAGCACGGCGCTTCGGGCCGGATTCGCCTCACCAACAAGCTGCCCGAAGCCCTGCTGGTGCCCCAGAAGGCGGTGTTCGAAATCCAGGATAAAAACTACGTGTACGTGGTGGACAGCGCCAACCAGGTGCACATGCGCAACTTCAAGCCCCAGACCCGCACCGGTCTTTTCTACGTGGTGAAGGACGGCCTGAAACCGGGCGAAAAAATTGTGTACGAAGGCACGACGGGCCTGAAAAACGGCCAGAAGATCCGGCCGCGCCTGGTGCAGCCCGATTCGGTGCTGGCTTCCGCGCACTAA